In Paraburkholderia flava, one genomic interval encodes:
- a CDS encoding efflux RND transporter permease subunit: MNLSRPFIQRPVATTLLAIGIALAGMFAFVKLPVAPLPQVDFPTISVQASLPGASPETVATSVASPLERHLGSIADVTEMTSTSSVGSARITLQFGLNRDIDGAARDVQAAINAARADLPASLRSNPTYHKVNPADAPILILALTSKTLPAGQLYDSAATVLQQSLSQVDGVGEVDVAGSANPAVRVELEPQALFHYGIGLEDVRAALAAANANSPKGSIEFGPNRVQIYTNDQASKATQYKDLVIAYRNGSAVKLSDVAEVVDSVEDLRNLGLTNGKRSVLVILYRQPGANIIETTDRVREMLPQLQASLPADVEVLPTADRSTTIRASLKDTERTLIVAVALVVMVVFLFLRNWRATLIPSVAVPISIIGTFAAMYLLGFSIDNLSLMALTIATGFVVDDAIVVLENISRHIENGVPRMKAAFIGAREVGFTVLSISLSLVAVFLPILLMGGIVGRLFREFALTLSLAIGVSLVVSLTLTPMMCSRLLREPREAQKEGRFGQWLERGFERMQRGYERTLGWSLRHPRLILVVLLATIGLNVWLYIIIPKGFFPQQDTGRLVGGIQADQSTSFQAMKLKFSEMMAIVQKNPSVASVVGFTGGRQTNSGFMFVVLKPKSERKQSADQIIAQLRAPLGDVAGARTFLQAVQDIRVGGRQSNAQYQFTLLSDTTADLYKWGPKLTDALLARPELADVNSDQQQGGLEAMVTIDRATAARLGIKPAQIDNTLYDAFGQRQVSTIYNPLNQYHVVMEVAPKYWQSPDMLNQVWISTSGGSASGAQTTNAAAGTVSNSAPGAAVGGTGGTTAASVASIAADSARNQAINSIAASGKSSASSGSAVSTSKETMIPLSAIASFGPGNTPISVNHQSQFVASTISFNLPPGKSLSDATQAIYDTMAEIGMPATIHGSFQGTAQAFQQSMSDQPILILAALAAVYIVLGVLYESYIHPLTILSTLPSAGVGALLALLAFRTEFSIIALIGVILLIGIVKKNAIMMVDFAIEASRQGLSSYEAIRQACLLRFRPIMMTTCAALLGALPLAFGTGEGAELRAPLGISIVGGLIVSQMLTLYTTPVVYLYMDRIRVRWENRGARGRAESAGPAGT; encoded by the coding sequence ATGAATCTGTCGCGTCCGTTCATCCAGCGGCCGGTCGCCACGACGCTGCTCGCGATCGGCATCGCACTCGCGGGGATGTTCGCGTTCGTCAAGCTGCCGGTCGCGCCGCTGCCGCAGGTCGATTTTCCGACCATCTCGGTGCAGGCGAGCCTGCCGGGTGCGAGTCCGGAAACCGTCGCGACCAGTGTCGCGAGTCCGCTCGAACGGCATCTTGGGTCGATTGCGGACGTTACTGAAATGACGTCGACGAGTTCGGTGGGGAGTGCGCGGATTACGCTGCAGTTCGGGTTGAACCGTGACATCGACGGCGCCGCGCGTGACGTGCAAGCAGCAATTAATGCAGCACGGGCCGATCTGCCTGCGAGCTTGCGCAGCAATCCGACGTATCACAAGGTGAATCCGGCCGATGCACCGATTTTGATCCTCGCGCTAACGTCGAAAACGCTGCCAGCAGGCCAACTGTACGATTCGGCGGCGACGGTGCTACAGCAGTCGCTGTCGCAGGTAGACGGCGTCGGCGAAGTAGACGTAGCCGGTTCAGCGAATCCGGCGGTGCGGGTCGAACTGGAACCGCAGGCGTTGTTCCACTACGGCATCGGGCTCGAAGACGTGCGAGCCGCGCTCGCGGCCGCGAACGCGAACAGTCCGAAGGGCTCGATCGAATTCGGCCCGAACCGCGTACAGATCTACACCAACGATCAGGCGAGCAAGGCGACCCAGTACAAGGATCTCGTGATCGCGTATCGCAACGGCTCGGCGGTCAAGCTGTCGGACGTCGCGGAAGTGGTCGACTCGGTCGAGGATCTGCGCAACCTCGGCCTCACGAACGGCAAGCGTTCAGTGCTGGTCATCCTCTACCGGCAGCCCGGCGCGAACATCATCGAAACGACCGACCGCGTGCGCGAAATGCTGCCGCAGTTGCAGGCGTCGCTGCCCGCGGACGTCGAGGTACTGCCCACCGCCGACCGCTCCACGACCATCCGTGCGTCGCTGAAAGACACCGAGCGCACGCTGATCGTCGCGGTCGCGCTGGTCGTGATGGTCGTGTTCCTGTTCCTGCGCAACTGGCGCGCGACGTTGATCCCGAGTGTCGCGGTGCCGATCTCGATCATCGGCACGTTCGCGGCGATGTACCTGCTCGGCTTCTCGATCGACAACCTGTCGCTGATGGCGTTGACGATCGCGACCGGTTTCGTCGTCGACGATGCGATCGTCGTGCTCGAAAACATTTCTCGGCACATCGAGAACGGCGTGCCGCGAATGAAAGCCGCGTTTATTGGCGCGCGCGAAGTGGGCTTCACCGTGCTGTCGATCAGCCTGTCGCTGGTCGCGGTGTTTCTGCCGATCCTGCTGATGGGCGGGATCGTCGGGCGGCTGTTCCGCGAATTCGCGCTGACGCTGTCGCTCGCGATCGGCGTGTCGCTCGTGGTGTCGCTCACGCTCACGCCGATGATGTGCTCGCGACTGCTGCGCGAGCCGCGCGAAGCACAAAAGGAAGGCCGCTTCGGCCAGTGGCTCGAACGCGGTTTCGAGCGGATGCAGCGCGGCTACGAACGCACGCTCGGCTGGTCGCTGCGGCATCCGCGGCTGATCCTCGTCGTGCTGCTCGCGACGATCGGGCTGAACGTCTGGCTGTACATCATCATTCCCAAGGGCTTTTTCCCGCAGCAGGACACGGGGCGTCTGGTCGGCGGCATTCAGGCGGACCAGAGCACGTCGTTCCAGGCGATGAAGTTAAAGTTCTCCGAGATGATGGCGATCGTGCAGAAGAACCCGTCGGTTGCGAGCGTGGTCGGTTTCACCGGCGGCCGGCAGACCAACTCGGGCTTCATGTTCGTCGTGCTGAAACCGAAGAGCGAGCGCAAGCAGTCCGCCGACCAGATCATCGCGCAGCTACGCGCGCCGCTCGGGGACGTCGCCGGCGCGCGTACGTTCCTGCAGGCGGTGCAGGACATTCGCGTCGGCGGCCGGCAGTCGAACGCGCAGTACCAGTTCACGCTGCTGTCCGACACCACCGCCGATCTCTACAAGTGGGGCCCCAAACTCACCGACGCATTGCTGGCCCGCCCCGAACTCGCCGACGTGAACTCCGACCAGCAGCAAGGCGGTCTCGAAGCGATGGTGACGATCGACCGCGCAACTGCGGCGCGGCTCGGCATCAAGCCCGCGCAGATCGACAACACGCTGTACGATGCGTTCGGCCAGCGCCAGGTTTCGACGATCTACAACCCGCTGAACCAGTACCACGTCGTGATGGAAGTCGCGCCGAAATACTGGCAGAGCCCGGACATGCTGAACCAGGTGTGGATCAGCACGTCGGGCGGCAGCGCAAGCGGCGCGCAGACCACCAACGCGGCGGCCGGCACCGTGTCGAATTCCGCGCCCGGGGCGGCGGTGGGCGGCACCGGCGGCACGACCGCCGCAAGCGTCGCGAGCATTGCCGCCGACTCCGCGCGCAACCAGGCGATCAACTCGATCGCCGCGAGCGGCAAGTCGAGCGCGTCGTCGGGCTCGGCGGTGTCGACGTCGAAGGAAACGATGATCCCGCTATCGGCGATCGCGAGCTTCGGGCCGGGCAACACGCCGATATCGGTGAATCACCAGAGCCAGTTCGTCGCATCGACGATCTCGTTCAACCTGCCGCCGGGCAAATCGTTGTCCGACGCGACGCAGGCGATCTACGACACGATGGCCGAAATCGGCATGCCCGCGACGATCCACGGCAGCTTCCAGGGCACCGCGCAGGCGTTCCAGCAATCGATGTCCGACCAGCCGATCCTGATCCTCGCAGCGCTCGCCGCCGTGTACATCGTGCTCGGCGTGCTGTACGAGAGCTACATCCATCCGCTCACGATTCTGTCGACGTTGCCGTCGGCCGGTGTCGGCGCCCTGCTCGCGCTGCTCGCGTTCAGGACGGAGTTCAGCATCATCGCGTTGATCGGCGTGATCCTGCTGATCGGCATCGTGAAGAAGAACGCGATCATGATGGTCGACTTCGCGATCGAGGCGTCGCGGCAAGGACTGTCTTCGTATGAGGCGATTCGCCAGGCGTGTCTGCTGCGCTTCCGGCCGATCATGATGACGACCTGCGCAGCGCTGCTCGGTGCACTGCCGCTCGCGTTCGGCACCGGCGAAGGGGCCGAGCTGCGCGCGCCGCTCGGCATCTCGATTGTCGGGGGGTTGATCGTCAGCCAGATGCTGACGCTGTACACGACGCCGGTCGTTTATCTGTATATGGACCGGATTCGCGTGCGGTGGGAAAACCGTGGTGCACGCGGACGCGCGGAGTCGGCAGGGCCTGCTGGAACATAG